CGAACGAGGCACTGGGTAAACTCTTTGCTGCGGGCATGAACCCCGTTGGTCAGCCGCTGTTTTCCGTAATGGATGAAGAACATCGCCGCGGATTCGCATCCCTTCTGATGAACCTGCCGACGGAGGCAAGCTCCGAGACGGCGGTTAAGATCTCTGGTAAGAGTTACAAAGTTCACATCGTTCCGTCGAAATTTGAAGGAGACGGGCGCCTGAATATCGCGGTTTACTTCTTCGACGAGACACCGATATTGAATGTTAAGGAAGAACTCGGCCGGACAATAGATTCGCTGCGAGCTGAAAAAGAATCGGCGGAAAAACAGGCGGCGGAAGAACGGACACACCTGGATGAGGTGATCCGCAATTCGGAAGTACCGCTTCTTGAGGTAGTCGATGATAAGACAGCCGTTGCTAGTAAGAGTCTGAGAGAGCTTTTTACGATTAAGGACGGCGAGTCGTTGAACGAGTTTGTCACCGGGAATGGGTTGACGGATTTTGAAAGCGGCGGGAATGGATTTGAGGCGACGGATCGGAATGGACGCTCCTTCATCGTGGAAAAATGGATATCTCCTCCCGGCACTTTCTATTCCTTCACGCAAACAACCGATTTGAAGGCGGCTCGCGCTGAAGCCACGAGGTTGGCTTCGGAATCGGACGAACTTTTTAATGGTCCGCTGCCTACTGCTTTCGTAAAAGGGAACGAGCTGGTCAAGACTAACCCGGCTTTTGAGACGGTATTTGCGGAGGCCCTCTCATCAGACCGCACTCTCGAAGGCTTGCTAAAATATCTTGGTGAATCACCGGGACCGTTCCTGGCTGAGCTCCAATCCGGTGCAGTGGCGTCCCGCACTTGCAGGACTAAGGACGGAAGATATTTGAATCTCAACGTTGTCGACGCCCACGATTTGATTCTGTTGTATGCCGAGGACATCACAGATGAAGAAAATGTCAGGCAGGAGCTTAGAAGGACGCAGAATCTGCTTTCAGACTCTCTCGAGTCGTTCTCCGGCGAGCCGTTCTTCATTGTTGAGGGTGGGATCGTAAGTGCGGCTAACTCTGCTGCCCGGGAGAAACTTAATATAAAACTCGACCAGCCCTTTGAGGGTGGCACGATTCTCGCGAGCTACGGCTTCTCCGCAAAGGATGGGACTCTTGAACTCGACGGTGTCGTCCACAAAGTGAATGTTGCATCATCAGGAAATTCGATCGTCTATAGATTTGAGGAGGTCACGAGGGACATCCAGCAGAGATCTGAAATAGACCGGCTCGCCCGTCGACAGGATATTTTAAAAGAGCTTTCAAGTTCTGATCATTACGAAAGCATACTTCAGAATCTCGCGGAGATAATCAGGATAGATGGGATCGACGTCGTAAAGATCATCAGCACAGGTACAATCCTTGAGGCAAAAGCGACGGCGGAGATATTGCTTCAGACCTTTCCTTCCGAAAAGATCGAGCCTTCACGCACGCTGAGTCTTTCTCCTGAAGACATCGCGGTGATTGACAGGGGCGAAGCCTCGAGGGAGGAGCTGCCGAATACGACGTTCATGAGCGTTGTGTCCGGAGACTATTCGAAGTTGATGATTTCAAGCAGCGCGGCTGGAGATTCCCGCGGCTTTGCTTCGATTGCGCTCCAGGAAGGCGAAATCCGCAAAGAGATGGTTGAGGAACTTTCCCATGTCCTTAAGGTCGCATCTTCTGTTGCGATCGGAATCTCGACACGCGTTTCGGCGGAACGCAAGTTCGAGTCAAGCGACAAGGTCACCCGGGCGCTCGTCGGGTTGACCGGTATCGGAGATGAAGGATTTGAAGATGCCGCCCGCAAATCGGTCGATCTCCTGAGACAGATCTTCGCTCCCGACTCCGTCGGAATATATAGAGCGGAAGGTCCGGTGCTTGAAAAGGTCGCAATGAACGGTTCGCTCCCCGACAACCTTTCTCTTCCCGATTTGAAATTCGGAGCACTTGTTTCCTCGGGTCAGCTCGAGACCGGAGAGCTAACAGGTTCAGAGGGACTGTACTACGCGGTCAAGTCGCGGAAGAAAGATCTTGTAATGATTTACAAGTTCATAGGAATTCCGCCGGCACCGTCCGAACTGAGCGCGATCGGGTCGATATCGCTCGATCTTTTAGAATCCAGGAG
The Candidatus Kryptoniota bacterium DNA segment above includes these coding regions:
- a CDS encoding response regulator, with translation MHKRELAESVKDHDLHAAKFRENFLKSLSVVLPGKTMGEILPAIAEAVSQAFESDAFIFERTDETANLLSYTSKKSGDIASLASRAGIKFDAHKIPLSRERVRLFEAGFRGYDELFPLIDDLVTSAASRKIQRELKVEEVASVSAKADSGTCVILLLLPAKIPGMKEELEQFASLLATAFSIVDLKTKVKEFEEKFDEQFIAARNELRARESAHLSVFSEMTLPAALIDKHGLIIESNEALGKLFAAGMNPVGQPLFSVMDEEHRRGFASLLMNLPTEASSETAVKISGKSYKVHIVPSKFEGDGRLNIAVYFFDETPILNVKEELGRTIDSLRAEKESAEKQAAEERTHLDEVIRNSEVPLLEVVDDKTAVASKSLRELFTIKDGESLNEFVTGNGLTDFESGGNGFEATDRNGRSFIVEKWISPPGTFYSFTQTTDLKAARAEATRLASESDELFNGPLPTAFVKGNELVKTNPAFETVFAEALSSDRTLEGLLKYLGESPGPFLAELQSGAVASRTCRTKDGRYLNLNVVDAHDLILLYAEDITDEENVRQELRRTQNLLSDSLESFSGEPFFIVEGGIVSAANSAAREKLNIKLDQPFEGGTILASYGFSAKDGTLELDGVVHKVNVASSGNSIVYRFEEVTRDIQQRSEIDRLARRQDILKELSSSDHYESILQNLAEIIRIDGIDVVKIISTGTILEAKATAEILLQTFPSEKIEPSRTLSLSPEDIAVIDRGEASREELPNTTFMSVVSGDYSKLMISSSAAGDSRGFASIALQEGEIRKEMVEELSHVLKVASSVAIGISTRVSAERKFESSDKVTRALVGLTGIGDEGFEDAARKSVDLLRQIFAPDSVGIYRAEGPVLEKVAMNGSLPDNLSLPDLKFGALVSSGQLETGELTGSEGLYYAVKSRKKDLVMIYKFIGIPPAPSELSAIGSISLDLLESRRGSEHQTKVAGQLLDESKQIIEFMTGLTGAASSQDILAALRLVLERKFGADNISVGTQDTPDDSLKPMELREEKAGESTLYRINLLNFGSGIVTVKCPGNAFSRNVVRLAIDELKSSLVTKLPVLQREAELMRGELDKAKSDLASMRDSVDKVPSSMRSARIKIDNALSRLPFIQGEDRLLQEIRLQLAAAVKDISQDVDTSTKNQDDIFEDVRATITGREGSKAKFKKIDISVLTDFKAPGTSFDLIKDLIVNFLMVADVRESEVILMTAQPSPGEAASGKGKHVSVRLIAPEDDMVHDDPIRNNVSIQTLIANVEKMGYEVDTRALGNELTLDICEVRSVEGSSQQTIRALLVEDDQVLAHEESQKLIEVFTLLKVASDAVEAAMIIESAKFDIAFVDLTLPAVNGRELCQQIKKEQPACITVLLTNREGEERSEGVDRILERPLDTRVLSSLTRK